One genomic segment of Candidatus Methylacidiphilales bacterium includes these proteins:
- the trpD gene encoding anthranilate phosphoribosyltransferase, whose product MLSLQEAAKLCHAGQTTPLDEIPTLIRLLLDPNQSSEDKKAYLLALKQRGETADELAAFALCFRELATPPPASLLALQTDTTPFLDSCGTGGGALPLFNVSTATAFVLIAAGLTITKHGNRAITKSSGSADVLEALGLRIDLSPDQIEAQLRTTHFAFLFAPQWHPAFKAIAPIRKELASAGHRTIFNLLGPLLNPLRPRIQILGVFKKEHGPLFHAALKKIGCQRFAVVYGELPDGRPCGEVSPYGLGQLWTSHPHIPISLQNIQPHYAVEKVFVAHPQESAQLIEAVLQGKEQGPARSFLVANAAVALTIAEKTSDITSGYRLAAELIDSRAAWKALKQLRDWQQAHLQ is encoded by the coding sequence ATGCTCTCCCTACAAGAAGCCGCAAAACTTTGTCACGCAGGCCAAACCACCCCTCTCGATGAGATCCCCACCCTCATCCGCCTCCTGCTGGATCCAAACCAATCCAGCGAAGACAAAAAGGCCTATCTCCTAGCCCTCAAACAACGCGGCGAGACAGCCGATGAACTCGCCGCTTTTGCGCTGTGCTTTAGAGAACTAGCCACGCCGCCACCAGCAAGCCTTCTGGCTCTTCAAACCGATACGACGCCGTTTCTCGACTCTTGCGGCACAGGCGGTGGAGCACTCCCCCTCTTCAACGTCTCTACTGCCACCGCTTTCGTCCTCATCGCCGCCGGCCTCACCATTACCAAACATGGCAACCGCGCCATCACAAAATCCTCCGGAAGCGCAGACGTGCTCGAAGCGCTCGGCCTTCGCATAGACCTCTCTCCCGACCAAATCGAAGCACAACTCCGCACCACTCACTTCGCTTTCCTCTTCGCCCCTCAATGGCATCCCGCTTTCAAAGCTATCGCACCGATCCGCAAAGAATTGGCCTCCGCGGGCCATCGCACCATCTTCAACCTCCTCGGCCCCCTCCTCAATCCACTCCGCCCCCGCATCCAAATCCTCGGCGTTTTCAAAAAAGAACACGGCCCACTCTTCCATGCAGCCCTCAAAAAAATCGGCTGCCAACGTTTCGCCGTCGTCTATGGCGAACTTCCCGACGGCCGTCCCTGCGGCGAAGTCAGCCCTTACGGATTAGGTCAACTTTGGACCTCACACCCGCACATCCCCATTTCACTCCAAAACATCCAGCCCCACTATGCCGTTGAAAAAGTCTTTGTCGCCCATCCTCAAGAAAGCGCTCAATTGATCGAAGCCGTTCTACAAGGAAAAGAACAAGGCCCCGCTCGTTCCTTTCTGGTAGCCAATGCCGCGGTGGCTCTCACTATTGCAGAAAAAACCTCCGACATAACCTCCGGCTACCGACTCGCCGCTGAGCTGATCGACTCTCGTGCCGCATGGAAAGCCCTGAAACAGCTTAGAGACTGGCAACAAGCTCATCTCCAATAG
- the upp gene encoding uracil phosphoribosyltransferase: MFRWQACPQIRIIEHPLLQTKLTILRDRETPTTVFRETLRQMGALMLFVVSRDFETESCAVHTPIEATQGMRLRRPVVLVPILRAGLGLIDGMLDLLPGALVGHIGMSRNEETLVPHRYYGKVPKAIDEAEVLILDPMLATGNSAVAAIDEVKRMGAKRIRFVCLLSSPEGLERLHRVHADVPIFTVAVDRMLNDQGFIMPGLGDAGDRYFGT; this comes from the coding sequence ATGTTTCGGTGGCAGGCTTGTCCGCAAATTCGAATCATCGAGCATCCGTTACTTCAGACAAAGCTGACCATTTTAAGGGACCGCGAGACTCCGACGACGGTGTTTCGTGAGACGTTGCGGCAGATGGGGGCGTTGATGTTATTTGTGGTGAGCCGAGATTTCGAGACGGAAAGTTGTGCTGTGCACACGCCGATCGAGGCTACGCAAGGGATGCGGTTGCGTCGGCCGGTGGTGTTGGTGCCGATTTTGCGCGCGGGGTTGGGCTTGATCGATGGGATGCTGGATCTTTTGCCGGGCGCTCTTGTGGGGCACATTGGGATGAGTCGAAATGAGGAGACGCTGGTGCCGCATCGTTACTACGGGAAAGTGCCGAAGGCGATTGATGAAGCTGAAGTGTTGATTTTGGATCCGATGTTGGCGACTGGAAACAGCGCGGTGGCGGCGATCGATGAGGTAAAGCGGATGGGGGCAAAGAGGATTCGTTTTGTGTGCCTTTTGAGTAGTCCGGAAGGGCTTGAACGTTTGCATCGGGTGCATGCGGATGTGCCGATTTTCACGGTGGCTGTGGATCGGATGTTGAATGATCAAGGATTTATTATGCCTGGCTTGGGGGATGCTGGGGACCGTTATTTTGGGACTTGA
- the argH gene encoding argininosuccinate lyase has protein sequence MTHQQRGGRFHEPVADAMRRFSQSVSFDWRLYREDIEGSIAHARMLRKIGILKPEELSAIEKGLRQIEKEIEQGEFHWREDLEDVHMNIEAALTAIVPVGAKLHTGRSRNDQVATDVRLWLKKVVLRQQSTLQEWQRVLLNRAERDIDVLLPGYTHLQRAQPVRLAHHWLAYVEMAARDHDRLQDALKRIDVLPLGSGALAGSMLPLDREFVRRELGFAALSRNSMDAVSDRDFIVEYVAAATLIAVHLSRLAEDLILWSSAEFDFVRVPDAFATGSSLMPQKRNPDAAELARGKVGRVLGNLVSLVTMLKGLPMTYNRDLQEDKERLFDTVDTIDGIFSVMIPMVRDLVIREEACLKAVEDAQLLATDVADWLVTHGVAFRDAHHIVGRLVKVSEEHGCSLRELPLVEWRKVSPIFDERVLEVFKLPDALEKRVMVGAPSRRNVVAAIEEWKGKLSC, from the coding sequence ATGACTCATCAACAGCGGGGTGGTCGTTTTCATGAGCCGGTGGCAGATGCCATGCGACGTTTCAGCCAATCGGTGAGTTTTGATTGGCGCCTGTATCGTGAAGATATCGAAGGAAGCATCGCGCACGCACGGATGCTTCGAAAAATCGGCATTCTCAAGCCAGAAGAGCTTTCGGCTATTGAAAAGGGGCTTCGCCAAATCGAAAAAGAAATCGAGCAAGGTGAATTTCACTGGCGCGAAGATTTGGAAGATGTGCACATGAATATCGAAGCGGCTTTGACGGCTATCGTCCCTGTTGGTGCGAAGCTGCACACGGGGAGAAGTCGCAACGATCAAGTGGCCACAGACGTGCGTCTTTGGCTTAAAAAGGTGGTGTTGCGGCAACAGAGCACGTTGCAGGAATGGCAGCGCGTCCTCTTAAATCGGGCTGAGCGGGACATAGACGTTCTTTTGCCGGGCTACACGCATCTGCAGCGGGCTCAGCCAGTGCGGTTGGCGCATCATTGGCTCGCCTATGTCGAGATGGCGGCACGCGATCATGATCGTCTGCAGGATGCATTGAAGCGGATCGACGTCCTTCCTCTCGGCAGTGGTGCACTTGCTGGGAGCATGTTGCCTTTGGATCGAGAATTTGTGAGGCGAGAGCTGGGTTTCGCTGCGCTTTCTCGCAACTCGATGGACGCAGTGAGCGATCGAGATTTCATCGTGGAATATGTGGCGGCTGCTACGTTAATCGCGGTGCACCTTTCGCGCTTGGCCGAGGATCTGATCTTGTGGAGCAGCGCGGAGTTTGATTTTGTGCGCGTGCCGGATGCTTTTGCGACCGGGTCGAGCTTGATGCCGCAAAAGAGGAATCCAGACGCGGCTGAGTTGGCGCGGGGTAAGGTGGGGCGTGTGTTGGGAAATCTGGTGAGTCTTGTGACGATGCTCAAAGGGCTTCCGATGACTTACAATCGGGATCTGCAAGAGGATAAGGAGCGGCTTTTCGATACTGTGGATACGATCGATGGCATTTTTTCGGTGATGATTCCGATGGTGCGCGATTTGGTGATCCGTGAGGAAGCTTGTCTTAAGGCGGTAGAAGATGCGCAGCTTTTGGCGACGGATGTAGCGGATTGGCTCGTGACGCACGGTGTGGCGTTTCGCGATGCGCATCACATTGTGGGCCGATTGGTGAAAGTGAGTGAGGAGCATGGATGCTCGCTTAGAGAGCTTCCTCTTGTGGAGTGGAGAAAGGTCTCACCGATTTTTGATGAGAGGGTGTTGGAGGTATTTAAGCTTCCGGATGCGCTAGAAAAGCGGGTGATGGTGGGGGCGCCGTCACGTCGCAACGTCGTCGCAGCGATTGAAGAGTGGAAAGGGAAGTTGTCATGTTGA
- the ahcY gene encoding adenosylhomocysteinase produces MSTTLKSPIHQDYKVRDLSLAEWGRKEITIAEHEMPGLMAVREKYAPQKPLAGVRITGSLHMTIQTAVLIETLVELGATVRWASCNIFSTQDHAAAAIAARGIPVFAWKGETLEEYWDCTWRAIYNPQGQGPQLVVDDGGDVTLLLHKGYQMEEGDPWVHSPSESQEEQIIKNLLKRIHAENPYVFHEIVREWKGVSEETTTGVHRLYRLQAEGKLLVPAYNVNDSVTKSKFDNLYGCRHSLIDGLNRAMDVMIAGKVAVVCGYGDVGKGCAQSLRGQGARVIITEIDPINALQAAMEGYEVTTVEDTLGRGDIYVTATGNVDVITLDHMLRMKDQAIVCNIGHFDNEIQVDRLNAYPGIRKTNIKPQVDKYTFPDGHEIYLLAEGRLVNLGCATGHPSFVMSNSFTNQVLAQIDLWKNRELYKPAVYVLPKKLDEEVARLHLEKIGAKLTRLTPRQADYIGVPIDGPYKPEHYRY; encoded by the coding sequence ATGTCCACCACCCTCAAATCCCCCATCCACCAAGACTACAAAGTTCGCGACCTCTCCCTAGCCGAATGGGGCCGCAAAGAAATCACCATTGCCGAACACGAAATGCCCGGCCTCATGGCCGTCCGTGAAAAATACGCCCCACAAAAACCCCTCGCAGGCGTCCGCATCACCGGCTCTCTCCACATGACTATCCAGACTGCCGTCCTCATCGAGACCCTTGTCGAGCTAGGCGCCACCGTCCGCTGGGCATCCTGCAACATCTTCTCCACCCAAGACCACGCCGCTGCAGCCATCGCCGCACGCGGCATCCCCGTCTTTGCCTGGAAAGGCGAGACCCTCGAAGAATACTGGGACTGCACCTGGCGCGCCATCTACAACCCCCAAGGCCAAGGCCCCCAACTCGTCGTCGATGACGGCGGCGACGTCACCCTCCTCCTCCACAAAGGCTACCAAATGGAAGAAGGCGACCCCTGGGTCCATTCCCCATCCGAAAGCCAAGAAGAACAAATCATCAAAAACCTCCTCAAACGCATCCACGCCGAAAACCCCTACGTCTTCCACGAAATCGTCCGCGAATGGAAAGGCGTCTCCGAAGAAACCACCACCGGCGTCCACCGCCTCTACCGCCTCCAAGCCGAGGGCAAACTCCTCGTCCCCGCCTACAACGTCAACGACTCCGTCACCAAATCCAAATTCGACAACCTCTACGGCTGCCGCCACTCCCTCATCGACGGCCTCAACCGAGCCATGGACGTCATGATCGCCGGCAAAGTCGCCGTCGTCTGCGGCTACGGCGATGTCGGCAAAGGCTGCGCCCAATCCCTCCGCGGCCAAGGCGCCCGCGTCATCATCACCGAAATCGACCCCATCAACGCCCTCCAAGCCGCCATGGAAGGCTACGAAGTCACCACCGTCGAAGACACCCTCGGCCGCGGCGACATCTACGTCACCGCCACTGGCAACGTAGACGTCATCACCCTCGACCACATGCTCCGCATGAAAGACCAAGCCATCGTCTGCAACATCGGCCACTTCGACAACGAAATCCAAGTCGACCGCCTCAACGCCTACCCCGGCATCCGCAAAACCAACATCAAACCACAAGTCGACAAATACACCTTCCCCGACGGCCACGAAATCTACCTCCTCGCCGAAGGACGCCTCGTCAACCTCGGCTGCGCCACCGGCCACCCCAGCTTCGTCATGAGCAACAGCTTCACCAACCAAGTCCTCGCCCAAATCGACCTCTGGAAAAATCGCGAACTCTACAAACCCGCCGTCTACGTCCTCCCCAAAAAACTCGACGAAGAAGTCGCACGCCTCCACCTCGAAAAAATCGGAGCCAAACTCACACGCCTCACCCCACGGCAAGCCGACTACATCGGCGTCCCCATCGACGGCCCCTACAAACCCGAACACTACCGCTACTAA
- the metK gene encoding methionine adenosyltransferase — protein MSKKYIFSSESVTEGHPDKVADTISDAVLDACLAQDPLSRVACETLVKSNLVVVAGEITTKAKIDYVEIVRQAIRRIGYCYEGDIFHADRVHVLNALTPQSPDIAQGVDERQAEGKATAEQGAGDQGLMFGFACNETPELMPAPIVFAHRIGRRLTEIRKQNPSTWIRPDSKTQVSVQYEGYRPIRIDAIVVSTQHAPEIKHSQIYDFVVNELIPQVIPAELIDNKTRFLVNPTGRFVIGGPEGDSGLTGRKIIVDTYGGMGRHGGGAFSGKDPTKVDRSAAYMGRYVAKNIVAAGLADRAEVQFAYAIGYPEPVSICVDTFGTGKIPDEKIEAAVREVFSFKPANIIRQLNLLRPIYSFTTNYGHFGREDNLDALTWERIDKVEALRAATGLN, from the coding sequence ATGTCAAAAAAGTATATCTTCTCATCTGAATCCGTTACAGAAGGGCATCCGGACAAAGTCGCAGATACAATATCGGATGCCGTGCTCGACGCTTGCCTTGCTCAAGACCCACTGAGCCGTGTGGCATGTGAAACATTAGTCAAAAGCAACCTCGTCGTTGTCGCCGGTGAGATCACGACTAAAGCCAAGATAGATTATGTCGAAATCGTTCGCCAAGCCATCCGCCGCATCGGTTACTGCTACGAAGGCGACATATTCCATGCCGATCGTGTCCATGTCCTTAACGCCCTCACACCGCAAAGCCCCGATATTGCACAAGGTGTCGACGAACGCCAGGCCGAAGGAAAAGCTACCGCCGAACAAGGCGCCGGCGATCAAGGCCTCATGTTTGGTTTTGCCTGCAATGAAACCCCCGAGCTCATGCCTGCTCCCATCGTCTTTGCCCATCGCATCGGTCGCCGCCTCACAGAAATCCGTAAACAAAATCCCTCCACCTGGATCCGTCCCGACTCCAAGACGCAGGTCTCCGTTCAATACGAAGGTTACCGCCCTATTCGGATCGACGCCATCGTGGTCTCCACCCAACACGCCCCAGAAATCAAGCACTCCCAAATCTACGACTTCGTTGTAAATGAACTTATCCCGCAAGTCATCCCTGCTGAATTGATCGATAACAAAACACGTTTCCTCGTGAACCCCACTGGGCGCTTCGTCATCGGAGGGCCAGAGGGCGACAGCGGTCTCACTGGCCGCAAAATCATCGTAGACACCTACGGCGGCATGGGGCGACACGGTGGCGGGGCTTTCAGCGGCAAAGATCCCACCAAAGTCGATCGCAGCGCAGCCTACATGGGACGATACGTCGCCAAAAACATCGTTGCCGCTGGTCTAGCCGATCGCGCCGAAGTCCAATTCGCCTACGCCATCGGCTATCCCGAGCCTGTTTCCATCTGCGTAGATACCTTCGGCACAGGAAAAATCCCCGATGAAAAAATCGAAGCCGCCGTCCGCGAAGTCTTCAGCTTCAAACCTGCCAACATCATCCGCCAGCTCAACCTCCTCCGCCCCATCTATTCCTTTACCACCAACTACGGCCATTTCGGCCGCGAAGACAACCTGGATGCCCTCACCTGGGAGCGCATCGATAAGGTCGAAGCACTTCGAGCCGCTACTGGCCTCAATTAA
- a CDS encoding metalloregulator ArsR/SmtB family transcription factor produces MSLPSTQLQKIWHLLSDITRLRLYGILSREELSVAEIQQVLGQSQSTISNHLALMRQTQLVESRRQGKHIYYKAEKNLDPVAQAVTQAAMEMYQALPEAQRDQAALQVILRQRQQAAQNFFNKIAGKMGEIPCPGRSWQAVGPLLAQLVPDDLVIADLGAGEGWLSQLLAQRAKKVIAVDISPKMIAVGQAETRAHGIKNLEFRQGDIVAPPIAARSVDIVLLSQALHHVPSPPQAIAAAFKILKPKGRILILDLMEHHVDQARELYGDYWLGFKPTDLHLWLREIGYTKILIQLLEPENVPPHFQPILAVANKP; encoded by the coding sequence ATGTCCCTTCCATCTACACAACTTCAAAAAATCTGGCATCTGCTTTCCGACATCACGCGGCTACGGCTGTATGGCATTCTCAGTCGCGAAGAGCTTTCAGTGGCAGAAATACAGCAAGTGCTCGGCCAATCTCAGTCCACAATTTCCAATCATCTGGCGTTGATGCGGCAAACGCAACTCGTAGAATCCCGCCGTCAAGGAAAACACATATATTACAAAGCAGAAAAAAACCTAGATCCTGTGGCTCAGGCGGTAACCCAAGCCGCTATGGAAATGTATCAGGCGCTGCCTGAGGCGCAGCGAGATCAAGCTGCACTCCAAGTTATCTTGCGACAACGCCAGCAGGCTGCACAAAATTTCTTTAACAAAATCGCCGGAAAGATGGGGGAAATCCCTTGCCCTGGCCGCTCTTGGCAAGCTGTGGGGCCTTTGCTAGCGCAACTCGTTCCCGACGATCTAGTCATAGCTGATTTGGGAGCAGGCGAAGGTTGGCTATCGCAACTCCTCGCACAAAGAGCAAAAAAAGTGATTGCCGTTGATATTTCTCCTAAGATGATCGCCGTAGGCCAAGCCGAAACTCGAGCTCACGGGATTAAAAATTTAGAGTTTCGCCAAGGCGATATCGTAGCGCCCCCGATTGCCGCACGCTCTGTAGACATCGTATTGCTCAGCCAAGCCCTCCACCATGTGCCTAGCCCCCCACAAGCAATCGCAGCGGCTTTCAAAATCCTAAAACCTAAAGGCCGCATCTTGATCCTTGACCTTATGGAACATCACGTAGATCAAGCCCGCGAGCTTTATGGCGACTATTGGCTGGGGTTTAAGCCCACCGATCTTCACCTTTGGCTTAGAGAAATCGGTTACACAAAAATTTTAATCCAACTACTCGAACCCGAAAATGTCCCGCCTCATTTTCAACCGATACTAGCAGTTGCAAATAAACCGTGA
- a CDS encoding SBBP repeat-containing protein, which yields MKISIKLSLVFGAISAIVITTTHALPYREWATYFGGIASETPNAIATDQEGNIYVV from the coding sequence ATGAAAATAAGCATTAAATTATCACTAGTATTTGGGGCTATTTCAGCGATTGTAATCACAACAACTCATGCACTGCCTTATCGGGAATGGGCTACTTACTTTGGAGGAATAGCCAGTGAAACGCCAAACGCTATAGCAACCGATCAAGAAGGTAATATCTATGTGGTATGA
- a CDS encoding SBBP repeat-containing protein, translating into MAKFTSQGARLWGTYFGGESTDIAHSIAADSKGNIIIVGETTTQNNLMPSGYQNTFGGGIYDGFILSINPEGNSINWRTYIGGPGNDWLHTVTIDSADSVIVAGRTSSKSAITKSASQNTYGGGAFDAIIAKFDSKGNLTWSTYYGGKGNDIAFGITTDTSDNLYIAGQTTSRDNIAQNGVRNRKSGKIDAFLVKLSPSGSRLWGTYYGRLQDDQGFAVATDPLGNIYLVGQTQSTGTETTSPHQATYAAGEADGFIACYNTNCN; encoded by the coding sequence ATAGCCAAATTCACATCACAAGGTGCCCGCCTCTGGGGCACATACTTCGGTGGCGAATCTACCGATATCGCCCACAGCATAGCAGCAGACTCAAAAGGAAACATCATCATCGTCGGCGAAACCACAACCCAAAACAACCTCATGCCCTCAGGATACCAAAATACCTTCGGCGGCGGCATATACGACGGCTTCATCCTTTCCATCAACCCCGAGGGCAACTCCATCAACTGGCGCACCTACATCGGCGGCCCAGGAAACGACTGGCTCCACACCGTCACCATTGATTCGGCAGACTCCGTCATCGTCGCTGGACGCACCTCCTCCAAGTCCGCCATCACTAAATCCGCCTCCCAAAACACATACGGAGGGGGCGCCTTCGATGCAATCATCGCCAAATTCGACTCAAAAGGAAACCTCACATGGTCAACCTATTACGGCGGTAAAGGTAACGACATCGCATTCGGTATAACCACAGACACCTCCGACAACCTCTACATTGCCGGACAAACCACATCCCGCGACAACATCGCCCAAAACGGCGTCCGCAACAGAAAATCAGGCAAGATAGATGCATTCCTAGTCAAACTCTCTCCATCCGGCTCACGCCTATGGGGCACATACTACGGTCGACTACAAGACGATCAAGGCTTCGCTGTCGCCACAGACCCCCTAGGCAACATCTATCTCGTCGGACAAACTCAATCCACAGGCACAGAAACAACTTCACCTCACCAAGCCACATACGCAGCCGGAGAAGCTGACGGGTTCATCGCATGCTACAACACAAATTGCAACTAA
- a CDS encoding cytochrome c family protein, translating into MANLFPPSINWLPIKILICLSLTLAAAVAGVTYYFTPKYTRVGYMPTQPIAFSHALHVNQLGMDCRYCHSHVEISGHSNVPTTQTCMNCHSQIKKDSPKLAVLRESWETGKPIPWIKIHQAPDYVYFNHAAHVTRGVSCVSCHGNVNHMEVVWHHQPMSMGWCLECHRNPEFHLRPASEVTNLDWTPPVGTTQREIGLQIQKAANIQPPLNCSGCHR; encoded by the coding sequence ATGGCCAACCTCTTCCCCCCAAGCATCAACTGGCTGCCCATAAAAATTCTCATCTGCCTCAGCCTCACACTCGCAGCCGCCGTAGCCGGCGTCACATACTACTTCACGCCCAAATACACCCGCGTCGGCTACATGCCCACCCAACCCATCGCCTTCTCCCACGCCCTCCACGTAAACCAACTCGGCATGGACTGCCGCTACTGCCACAGCCACGTCGAAATCTCAGGCCACTCCAACGTCCCCACCACACAAACCTGCATGAACTGTCACAGCCAAATCAAAAAAGATAGCCCCAAGCTCGCCGTCCTCCGCGAAAGCTGGGAAACCGGCAAACCCATCCCCTGGATCAAAATCCACCAAGCCCCCGACTACGTCTACTTCAACCACGCCGCCCACGTCACCCGTGGCGTCAGCTGCGTCAGCTGCCACGGCAACGTCAACCACATGGAAGTCGTCTGGCACCACCAACCCATGAGCATGGGCTGGTGCCTCGAATGCCACCGCAACCCCGAATTCCACCTCCGCCCAGCCTCAGAAGTAACCAACCTCGACTGGACCCCACCCGTCGGCACCACCCAACGCGAAATCGGACTCCAAATCCAAAAAGCCGCCAACATCCAACCCCCACTAAACTGCTCCGGCTGCCACCGCTAG